CTGATTAGTATCTCTTCCACCTTGCAGCCGCCCGACAGCGTTATCGCGCCGGCATCCGCTCCCGGCACGCCGGCGTACTCGACGGTGCAGTAGCTGAGCCGCGTTCCCGACAGGGTGGTGGAGCCGAACCTGACGCCGGTCCAGTCGCCCCGCGCCGGACTCAATCGGTTGGAGGTGAAGAGGACCGGCGCGGCCGCGGTGCCGACCGCCGTGAGCCCGCTGGGGCCGTAGAGGCCGAATGCAAGGTGGCCTTTTTCGAACTTCACGACGCACCCGGGCTCGATAGTCAGCCACGCATTGCTGCGGAAGGTGACGCTGGAGTCGACGATGTGGGGGTTTCCGCCCGGCGACCAGGTTTCGCTCGTGTCGACGTATCCGCCGTGATGGGTCGGCCCGCCGCCGGAAACGCTGTCCCTGACCCAGATACCAACCGACGCTACCGCCACCTCGCCAAACCCGTTGTAGGCCTTTGCCTTGACGGTGTGATTGCCGGCGCTCGCCTGTGACGCGTCCCAGGTGTAGCGCCAAGTGTCCTGGCCCCAGTCGATTGCTGTGCCGTTCAATGCATCGTCGACGAGCAGTTCGACGCGGTCCATGCCCGGTATGCTCGTGTCCCGGGCCCACACTTTGATTGGGACGCTGCCTTTGCCAACTGTGTCACCGGCCTGCGGCGAGACAATCCGGACATCCGGCCCACCGGTGTCCACCAGGACCCCGCGTGCGACCGTGTTAAGGTCGTGTTTCGGTTGTCCGTTCTCGACATAGCTGTAGTACAGCTTTGCGTAGAGCAGCGGCTTGGTTCCCAATGGGACATTCCTGCTGTTCCATACGAAGGTGCACGTGTCAGAAGGGTTGATGCTCGTGCCTATGTACTGGCGATCCACATCCAATACGACGCTATCCGCAGAGCAGAGGTGCGTGACCCACCAGACTTTCACCGTCACGTCACCCGGCGGGACCCGCTGGTCTTCCTCGGGGGTGACAAATCCCATGTCGGTCGAACGCTCATCCTTGCAGGACACCACCAGCAGGGCAGCGGTCAGGACCAGAGCGGGCACGAGCCATTTTCTCAGCATCACGGCTTCTCTCCTCTCGACCTCAGCAGGCAGGTTGGGGTCCGATTCTGCCGACACGGCATGGCACACGAGACATCGTTTATGCTGTCAATTGAACGAGGGTCGAGGATTCCGGCCGACGTGTCAGCGTCAGGAATGGTCTGAATCTTCGGCACCGGTGTCCGACCGCCCTCAGTCCTCGAACAGACCGTTGATGAAGGACTGCAACTCGTCCTTGACCGCAACCTTCCTCTCGCCGCCGAACCCGAACCGCCGCCGGCCGACGATTGTCGACACCAAGTAGCTTCCTTTCACGCTGAACACGACCGAGTCGGTCAACAGCGCCGGTATAGAGCTCAGCAATCCCGCGTAGTCTATCACCAGCGGGAAATCGGCGACCGTCGTGTCGCGGGCGTCAAGGAACAGCCCCTCGGATCGGCGGCCCCGGCCGCACAGCCGGTCGCCAATGGACACATCGTAGTCGACCGACATCACCCGCAGCGGGAATCGGTTCGGGTTGACGATTTCAAGTCCTACCACCGTCGTGTCGGCCGACTTCTGGTCGATGGACCGCAACCGGACATCTGGCGTCTTAATCGAAGGCGAGCACGCAGCCAGCCACAGCACGTAGGCGGCCGCGACGGCGAGTTCGGCCTTGAACGGCTCGGCTGAACGGCTATCCGTCTTGAGGTGCCACTTCCTGCCTTTCGAACGTACGACGCCCAGTTCAAGCATCGGACCTCCTCGCTGCTGCTGGAGCAGGCTCTTCGATCATCGGGACGATTCTAAGTTCCGGGTCGGGAGTGTCAATCGAGTATGCGGGGACGCCGACCGTCCGCGACTGGCGGCTGCCCGGCTCCCCATCCTCATCGCGAAGCGGCCGGGCTTCACCACAGGTACGGCTGTGATCGGCGCGGTGCAACGGGCGTGGTCCTTTCTGGCTTTGTGCGGCATTGTGTCTGCCCCGCTTCTCCGAGGCGGGTCAAACGGGTGGGCGGATGAAGGTGCCGATATCGGTGGGCTTGATGACGCCGCCGGAGACAACGAGCTTCAGGCCGTCTTCGATGCTCATCGCCGTCTCGATGACCTCGGCCTCGGGGATGAGCGCAAGCCAGCCTGAGGTCGGGTTGGGCGTAGTCGGGAAGAAGACGAAGGCCGCCTTGCGGCCGTCGGAGAGGGTTATCTTCTCATCGCTGGTCAGGAACCCGACCGCAAACATCCCCAAGCGCGGGTATTCGGCGATGACGGTCCGGCGGAGCGAGCTGCGGTCGACGAACACGGCGTTGGTTAGCTGGCGAGCCGAGCCGTAGATGCTCTTGACGATGGGCACACGCTGCAGGATCTTGTCCAGCCAGCCGAGCGTGAGCTTGCCGATGAGACCCGTGGCAATCCAGCCGGTGAAGAGGACGAGCATGATGAAAAGGACGAACCCAGCGAGAGTGGCGAACCATCCGGGCAGGCCCGCGAGCCACGGGTTCAAGCCGAAGAGCGGGTGAAACAGAGCACCCAGCCGGACGATGATGAACCAGAAGATGAAGACGGTAACGCTCAGGGGCAGCAGGGTCGCGACGCCGGTGAGGAAGTAGTGGCGGAATTCTTTCAAACTCGAGGCGCGAAGTCGGTATTCCGATTCAAGCTCGAATGCAGGCAAATGACGAATCGGGGGATTCGGATTTCGAGCTTGTGTGCCGCGTCAAGTCGCCTTGAAGACCTGGTTGTCCTGGCCCGTCCGCTGTTGCGCGGCCTCGGCCAGCAGCTCTTTGCGGCAGCGCATCAGGAAGTCGTGGCAGGCCGGAGTCTGGTAGTCGGGATAGGTCCAGGCGAGCGGCTGGAATTTGCCCGACTGGAAGATGAGCGCCAGGTCGGCGTAGATGCCGCCGCGAAGGTAGATGCGGTGGGCAAAGCCCTTGGTTGAGGCCAGTACCAGGTTGTGCAGGGAAAGCAGGCCGGGGTCGAGGTTCACGCGGCGCTTGGCGTTCGGACCGAGGAAACGCTTCTCCAGGGTATGGGTAGTCTGCTTGAAATCGACGAGTTGCTCAGCCTCGACCAGGTCCTGGAATGCCAACCACTGGCGAATCAGGTTCGGTCCCATCTCCTTTTCGTAGTAGTCGGTGAAGTTGAACGGTATCTCTTCGCTCTTGGCAGTCACGGTCCCGAACCCTTCGGCCAGAGCGGACTGAGCCTGCGCCAGCAGGTTGCGGTCATTCGAGAGGAGTCCGACCACCAGCTTCACTGGATCGTCGGTCGTGCTTTCCTCTTTCAAGAGTTCAAACATGTCCATTACCTCGCATCATCCGGCGCGCCGTCTCGGTGGCCGCCGTCCATAGCCAGCGAATCGAAGGTCACGTCCTTTTCCGGCACACTGCCGGTCGTTCCGGTTTCACGCCGGGCAAGGAATTCCCCGATCTCCTCCATCCGGGGCAGATCCTCAAGTCCTGCCAACCCGAAGTAGCGCAGGAACTCAGGCGTGGTCCGGTAGAGAAACGGGTTGCCCGGGCGGCTGGCGCGGCCGTAGGTCGCAATCAGCCGGCGTTCTAGGAGTGTAACAAGCGGGCCCGAGCAGTCAACCCCCCGTAGCTGCTCGATCTCGGGCCGGGTGACCGGCTGCTTGTAGGCGATGATCGCCATCACCTCGAGCGCCGCGCGTGAGAGCCGGTGAGTGTACTGGTGCTGGTAGAGGCGGCGCACGAACTCGGCGTAGTCCGGCATAGTGTACAGCTGGAACCCCTGCGCTACCCGCTGAACGCGGAACGTCCTGCCGGTTTCCTGGTAGACGGCATTAAGCCCATCGATAACCGCCCGCGCCTCTTCCGGTTCCACCTCGGCAAGCTCTGCGAGCCGGTCAAGCTTGACCGGGGCGTCGGCGGCAAAGAGCAGGGCCTCGAGCACCTGTACGGCAGGAAGCGGCGCCGGCGCAGGGATTTCCGAATGACGATTGTCGAGTGACGAATCATCGGACTCGGGAGTCGAGAGTGGGGAGACGGGATCGGGGGCGAGGGATTGCGGCGCGGGTTCAAGGGCCCCGGGGTGCAGGGGTTTTGGTCTAGGAGTCGGAATCTCGCTCTCTGGCGCGACGCCGCCCGGTTCAGCTCCGGCTACTCCCGACTCTCTACTCTCTACTCCCGCTGCCGGTTTCTCTTCCATCATCTCTTCAGCCTGAAACGTGCGAGGAGCGCGGCGCCGGCAAGCCGCAGGTCTTTCCGGTCCATGAAGCACGATAGCCTTGTTTCCGACGTCGAGAAGGCATCGAGGTGGACGCCGACCCGGTGCAGCGTATCGAGCGTGCCGGAGAGAATCTCCGGGTCGGAGCCGACGCCCGGCCCGACCACTGACACCGAGCAGAGGGAGTCCTTGACCTCAAGCCGGTCGGCCCGCACCTGCTTGGCGAGCTTCCCGAGGATGGTCCTGGCCGCCGGCAGGCTCGCCTCGGGTACGATGTAGGACAGGTCGAACCGGTCGCCGTGCACCACGCCGTGGTTGAAGAACACGACCGGCACGCGGGCCGCGGCCAGTTGGGTCACAACCTGGTGCAGGCATTTCTCCTTCTTCGGCACGTCAACGAGCGAAAGCCGCACCAGCTTGTGGTTGTGCGTCATCGCCCGGACAAAAGCCTTCTCCATCTTCTCAAGTTTGGCCACAGTCGTACCTCGCTTGTCGTTGAATGAAGACCGGATGGAAAGTCGCACCCGGTACTTGGCCGCGAGCGCGCACGCCCGCGGGTGAATCACCTCCGAGCCGGAGCCGGCCAGTTCGGCCAGTTCCTCGAAGCTGAGCCCGGGCACCAGCCGTACACCGGGAAACTCCGAAGGGTTCTCGGTGAAGACGCCGTCCACGTCCTTGTAGAGTTCACAACGCTCGGCGCCGAGTGCGGCCGCGAGCGCAACCGCGGTCACGTCCGAGCCGCCGCGGCCGAGTGTGGTTATCTCGCGCTCCGGGCTAACTCCCTGGAACCCGGCGACAATCGGGATTACCTTTCCGCGCAGGGCGCGGCGGAGACGGTCGCCCCGGATTTCCTCAATCCGGGCGTCGGAGTGGAATCGGTCGGTGATGATGCCGACCTGTGAGCCGGTGAACGAGACCGCTTCCAGGCCTTCGCTGAGGATGGCGAGAGAAACCAGCGCCATCGCTTCCCGCTCGCCCGCGGTCAGGAGCATGTCGAGTTCGCGCCGTTGGGGGCTGGGCATGATTTCGTGCGCCAGTTTCGTCAGAGCGTCGGTGGTGTGGCCCATCGCCGAAACCACGACCACGACCCGGTTGCCGGCGGCGCGGGTCGCTACGACCCGGCGCGCCACGCGGCGGATCCCCTCGATGTCCGCGACCGAGCTTCCGCCGTACTTCTGGACGACTAGAGGCATGAAGAAGGGATGAGGGAGGAGGAAGGAAGGAGGAAGCAGGAAGGTGAATGGGAGTGGGAGGCGGGGAGTTGGGAGTGGCCAGAAGCCGGCCTCGCCACTCTCAACTCTCTACTCACTACTCTCTCTCCTCTGCCAGCCACCTGCCGATGCGCCGCGCCGCTTGCTGGAGTTGCCTCTCGGGCGCGACCAGGGCGAACCGCACAAATCCCTCGCCGTACTGGCCGAAGCCGGTCCCGGGCGCGCACATCACGCGGCAGTTCGAGAGCAGCTTGCGGGTGAAGTTGAGCGATGCAGACTCTCCGGCCGGCGCTCTATCGTGGCCCACCGGCAAGCGGGTCCAGACGTAGAACGTCGCAGCCGGCAGACCCACGCCCCATCCGTGCCTCACCAACTCGCCGCAGAACGTATCCCGGCGCCCCCGGTACAGCAAACGGTTGGCTGCGGCGAACCTGTCCCCGGACTGAAGCGCGAAGACGGCCGCGTCCTGAATTGCCCCGAAAGGGCCCGAGTCGGTGTTCTGTTTAATCTTGAGCAGCGACTTCACCAGCCGCGAGTTGCCGACCGCCATGCCGATGCGCCAGCCGGCCATGCTGAACGTCTTGGAGAGCGAGTGGAACTCGATGCAGCGTTCCTTGGCGCCTGGCACCTCGAGGATGCTCGGCGGCTTCACCTTGCCGAAGTAGAGCTCGGAGTAGACGTTGTCGTTCACGACGAAGAACCCGTACTTCTGGGCCAGGGCGACAACTTCACGATAGAAGTTGAGGGTTGCTACCGCGGCAGTCGGGTTGCCGGGGAAATTCAGGCAGAGAAGCTTGATGCGCCGGGCGATGCGGGAGAGCCAATCGAGGTCGATGAGGAAGTCGTTCTTCTCCTCGAGCGGCACCGG
This DNA window, taken from candidate division WOR-3 bacterium, encodes the following:
- a CDS encoding LEA type 2 family protein, whose product is MLELGVVRSKGRKWHLKTDSRSAEPFKAELAVAAAYVLWLAACSPSIKTPDVRLRSIDQKSADTTVVGLEIVNPNRFPLRVMSVDYDVSIGDRLCGRGRRSEGLFLDARDTTVADFPLVIDYAGLLSSIPALLTDSVVFSVKGSYLVSTIVGRRRFGFGGERKVAVKDELQSFINGLFED
- a CDS encoding DUF502 domain-containing protein gives rise to the protein MKEFRHYFLTGVATLLPLSVTVFIFWFIIVRLGALFHPLFGLNPWLAGLPGWFATLAGFVLFIMLVLFTGWIATGLIGKLTLGWLDKILQRVPIVKSIYGSARQLTNAVFVDRSSLRRTVIAEYPRLGMFAVGFLTSDEKITLSDGRKAAFVFFPTTPNPTSGWLALIPEAEVIETAMSIEDGLKLVVSGGVIKPTDIGTFIRPPV
- a CDS encoding DUF4416 family protein; its protein translation is MDMFELLKEESTTDDPVKLVVGLLSNDRNLLAQAQSALAEGFGTVTAKSEEIPFNFTDYYEKEMGPNLIRQWLAFQDLVEAEQLVDFKQTTHTLEKRFLGPNAKRRVNLDPGLLSLHNLVLASTKGFAHRIYLRGGIYADLALIFQSGKFQPLAWTYPDYQTPACHDFLMRCRKELLAEAAQQRTGQDNQVFKAT
- the scpB gene encoding SMC-Scp complex subunit ScpB; this encodes MMEEKPAAGVESRESGVAGAEPGGVAPESEIPTPRPKPLHPGALEPAPQSLAPDPVSPLSTPESDDSSLDNRHSEIPAPAPLPAVQVLEALLFAADAPVKLDRLAELAEVEPEEARAVIDGLNAVYQETGRTFRVQRVAQGFQLYTMPDYAEFVRRLYQHQYTHRLSRAALEVMAIIAYKQPVTRPEIEQLRGVDCSGPLVTLLERRLIATYGRASRPGNPFLYRTTPEFLRYFGLAGLEDLPRMEEIGEFLARRETGTTGSVPEKDVTFDSLAMDGGHRDGAPDDAR
- a CDS encoding aspartate kinase → MPLVVQKYGGSSVADIEGIRRVARRVVATRAAGNRVVVVVSAMGHTTDALTKLAHEIMPSPQRRELDMLLTAGEREAMALVSLAILSEGLEAVSFTGSQVGIITDRFHSDARIEEIRGDRLRRALRGKVIPIVAGFQGVSPEREITTLGRGGSDVTAVALAAALGAERCELYKDVDGVFTENPSEFPGVRLVPGLSFEELAELAGSGSEVIHPRACALAAKYRVRLSIRSSFNDKRGTTVAKLEKMEKAFVRAMTHNHKLVRLSLVDVPKKEKCLHQVVTQLAAARVPVVFFNHGVVHGDRFDLSYIVPEASLPAARTILGKLAKQVRADRLEVKDSLCSVSVVGPGVGSDPEILSGTLDTLHRVGVHLDAFSTSETRLSCFMDRKDLRLAGAALLARFRLKR
- a CDS encoding aminotransferase class I/II-fold pyridoxal phosphate-dependent enzyme, whose amino-acid sequence is MHEPSAARLGWIPPYLFQELDDLKSRAGRDLIDLGEGSPDQPAPKPISAALTRALKNTENHRYPSYPGKLTARAAVASWYRRRFHVKLDPETEVSMLVGSKEGVAHLIWGTCGPGDTVAVSDPGYPVYQNQSRLSGATPIPVPLEEKNDFLIDLDWLSRIARRIKLLCLNFPGNPTAAVATLNFYREVVALAQKYGFFVVNDNVYSELYFGKVKPPSILEVPGAKERCIEFHSLSKTFSMAGWRIGMAVGNSRLVKSLLKIKQNTDSGPFGAIQDAAVFALQSGDRFAAANRLLYRGRRDTFCGELVRHGWGVGLPAATFYVWTRLPVGHDRAPAGESASLNFTRKLLSNCRVMCAPGTGFGQYGEGFVRFALVAPERQLQQAARRIGRWLAEERE